attaatcatcttgttcggttatttagttgttttctccgaaagtcttcttttgtcgagaaaatcctttgacaattaaattgattacttttgtgattagtttggttgtgtattccaattagattaattataagttctcttgtaattagtctagttgagttttcatatattccacaagttcttgtgttgagtatatgaacggctatacaaatcatgttataTTGGTTAGTGTAggcgtatattccgtaaggttttccttattttgagtatgtgaacgattaagttagtcatctccgtatgattactttagtcgtagctccgtaagtttacttatgttgagcaccctcaattaaattgatcacttttgtggtttgatttagttgcgtattccaattaaattaatcatgggttttcttgtgattaatttggttgagttttggatatagaaaatcatttctatgttttttggtgtccaattaaaagatccttcttttctttcgaaattaaggtcgctcttgttgttctttcgggaatgacatcaaatgggggagagttcttttgaacttgtgcttaatggtaatatcttgcggggtgtgcggatgtggaattttataggggttatcttgtattttaaaactccttgatgaatgcatttagtttcggctttatgattgcatctaaattaagttggtatgtatttttcttttagtctatgaaatgtctcttgtgggaatttcattatgatccttttcttgtacctttgccaattttattgacaaaaagggggagaaatattgtagttcacactacaaatacatatggttttcggatcattgtgtaagggggagtggtttccatgatcgagatggagtattgactaagggggagtgatacatatcaccgtagtattattgttaaagtcgtgatacaattggactttgatgttacataataatactatgacactgtataatataGATCGAGAAacttgatttctctcattgttataactacggatcttcaacaacggtgatgctaaacttacaacctttgggatcattggagtacttggaaggacgaagatttcagggaacgttgaagattagactatggaataggagccactaaagtttatcttttttgtattccatatgtattaatagttttgtcagtaaaattgacaaagggggagattgttagatcatagctcggtcgacctcgcatgtgttgctatctcaagcatgtttgtcaatgttagtgatcaaaactgcgagtcttgatttctagcctacatagctaagtctcggactaggatagaaaagtgtagttgagctcaaggacttcatggcgattcatcatacaacgacgaagatctactcaaggaaccgtggaacttcatcaacaaaaaggtatgtggagacttgaacttatctatcactcaaaagtttatctcttctatctcctacttcttatgagacaaaagtcgtatgctatatagactggatcatacacatttgatatttcgagccgagtatatctctcctatctatacctcgaaatcatgtgttggtaaaacgtttcgctttgatcaaatttatcttcacctagtgacgaaagtcatgaaaaatttcaattactttgagaattgctctgacacgaaactgtctgtgaataacggctatataacgtcctctgagaatgtcttaatgattggaatgagagtttagattacataaccatgtattccttaatccgaagttttcaaacttttttgattgagagaaaccggaggaattggctttgccaagtccgcgaacccagtccgagaactgacggaagttctcgactcagtccgcgaactggcgaaagtctccttgccgagattttctgatgagtttggaaaactccaccggttgtcttaagtccgcgaacttgtttgtgagcttaaatggttatgatctaaagatgtgctctgaaaatgaaacttaaattactaaggaatgctctacgcaaaccgtggctataaagttcatgagtcgattcaatcgaatcgaatcatctttgttttaattgtgtcttatgtagttagataagatctcatagcaattgaacaactctttaactagttcatttgagtcaattgaactagttatggtgaagaagaacaaggttaatatgaaatgctcatatggttaaccttttgggttactatgttgaaccaacatacacgtacacgtttgggcatggttttcacaaacccagtaaacgtctacccaagtgtgtgtgactagctaagttttcgatctaacggttgataaatattagcttgaatctaaaccaggttttcatctaacggtgaatatggattgctttgtaactaaggaaaaaccctgattttaaggctatataaaggagacatctagcatagtgcaaaactaatccccacacgtctgtgtgatactagtgcgtcgctagagtcgattctcctttaacctttggttttcttctctaaaaccaggttaacgacttaaagacttcattgggattgtgaagccagaccgatactacttttatcgtagttgtgtgatctgatcttgcatcttctatcgtacaagtacaatcttttattggcttgagatcgtgagagttctccgataggcaagataaagaagtcacaaacatcttcgtctcactgtttgtgattcctcgacaaaccgcctgtgtagtcaggaaggattgtagagaggtgatttattaatctaggctgttcttcgggaatatagaccggattatcaattgtttcccgttcaccttgatttcatatcttaagacggaacaaaacctaaggtttatctgtgggagatagatttatcctttaatagactttttgtgtgagacaaatttgtttattatcaagtatgcgatttttggttgcagcaactcttggttgtgggtgagatcagctaagggaatcaagtgcgcagtatcctgctgggatcagaggtgtaggagtacaattgtaccttggatcggtgggagactgattggggttcaactatagtccagtccgaagttagcttggagtaggctagtgtctgtagcggcttaatacagtgtgtattcaatctggactaggtcacgcggtttttctgcatttgcggtttcctcgttaacaaaacttctggtgtctgtgttatttcttttccgcattatattttatataattgaaataatacaggttgtgcgttcatgatcatcaattggaaatccaacctttggttgttgattgatattgattgatccttggacattggtctttggtaccgtccaagttattccttgtatttgataaagactcgctattgtttttagcttgagtaaaaatcaaatcaagagagagatattaactccttgagatacttttatctagattgagtctggctgtctagttgattctctagcaaagtatttcggagttagtccatacagattgctaagcgaaatattgggaggtgttgttagaccctcgctttatCAGGTGGACTCCGCAACCTTTTGGgttagggtacacaacaaatttagccaagaatttggaaatcctaatggaagaagtgttcaacaagtccatgataggcacctagtcatcgaaaatgcgatacttgcttatttagctatccaacctcggatttttaacactctccccttcaacttgtccattgaacaatttgtaagtatttttttggtttgttttacGTAACCCACGTTATTTTATCTttcaatgaaacaccactaacaaatgtaagtttgtttttgtgtttttgtagcacgaagtcgtgaaaaaGCGCtatttggaggaaaagggggaagcattcgcattcgatgcaagctatcacttcttggtaTAAAAAATCCCGGAGGATCTCCCGGACTTCATGGATCGTGTATCGTCttcggaggaagattgatggttttagaagtttttgtataggttttgtgggtagacctctatgtaaaccctcacgagactataattcGTCCACTAGgatcgcctaggggtttaaaggcttgatgcatgtgctaaattcATCCTGCAATAATAAtggaatgaatgaaaaaaaatcgTATTAAaggaaacaatcggtttatatatgtaatatgtaaAATCCGATTATTAAAATCGGACTACACATGTGGCAACATTAATGGATTATAGATGTCCTCTGTTAATTTGGAacaccaatccagaatcggtttacaagtgcatgaacgtaaaccgattatgAGTACTGCTTacgaaaaaaaatctaaatgttTGATGTTATGAAGCACTTtctaacattagttaatctcacatccaaaacATAATTAAGCCCTAATATGATTAATTAATACTAATTAATCAGGATTAAAATAGGTACTTgagtaattattttgataagaaGTGGTGTGAAGGTTATTTCTAATGACATATTTTGATAAGGAGTGGTGTGAAGGGTTAAATTAAATGCTATAGGCCCCGATTTAACCAGATTTTGAAAATGTATTTTGTGctaattttttatttgatttgtcgAACAATGTCTATCAAATCATTATTCTGATTACTAATTTTAAAtagtttatttaattaattaactttaattagattaattatgtacTTTTGGCCATTAACAAAGAGTAGAATTCTCGTGGGTTGGACCCATATAACACTAGAAAAATCAAACAGTActtggttttttcttcttccttgcacggctactgctgctgcttcttcttcttcttcttctttccttacaAATTGGAAGAAGTAGTTCAATCAATCATTAAACTTCAGTATACAGTCTCTGTTTTTGTCTCTCTGTTGAAATCAGTCTATTGCAAAATCATTAAAAGAAACGCTGATATGGAATCTCTATCGCCCGTTTCTACATCAATCGTGATTCAACCGAAGAATCCACTATTCCATTTCCAACGACAACGGCAGACCAGAATCTTTCACTCATTATCTTTTCCGAGAAAAAACACCAACTTTTTCACTACCAGAAGAACCAGAGATACTTGTTCATTTGCGGTATCTGGTAATAATAACAGTGGTGGAGGatctgaagaaaaagaagaagaagaagacctgGAGACGGCACTTCATTTGGATGGAAGTATCCCAAGTACTTCTGATGAATTTGTAAAGCAGGTTTCTTCCCGTGCTTATGATATGCGGAGACGTCTTCATCAAACCTTTGATACCAGCAGTTATGATGgtattatctctctcttgattttagggaattttgatGGTTGTTACTGAAATTAGGTCAATTTTGGTCATAGCtggttttaaattgatttattttttactccaatttagggtttgggaaTTGTTACTACTTGTGTAGGAGAAGTGGGGCTATTAGATTCAAATTGTTGATCGACTATCTTAAATTTGGTACTAGGATTGCAATTATCTTGGTTTCAGAAGCTGAACATactttttctcattgttatactgAATTTTTTCTCATTTAGTCCTTTGCTCTACAGTACCCTGATTGGGGATTTGACAGTGTATGCTTAATCTTCTTGTGTTTGAATGCACGAAAGTATTGATATTCTAATGTGTATGGAGGAGAAGTGCTGTATCCTTTAACAGAATTGCTTATATATCTGCTCACGTTCTTCTCATTCCTCAGTATTAGAGGCAAACCCATGGCGAGGAGCTTCGAAACCTGTTTATGTACTTACTCAGAGGGAGAACCAGTTGTGTACAATGAAAACTCGAACAAATCGCAGGTTTGATATTTTATTTGTAATTTGATTTTCACCTTTACAGTAACCAAACTTCTCATTGGCGCAACTAATATATGTTTATGTTCCCAGCGAAGTTGAAAAGGAGCTTGGGTTATTGTTCTCCAAACAAGGGAAGAGTCGAACTGAAAATAAGACAAAGCAGTCAAGAAATGGCACAAATTTCCGCATGGTAGTTGAGGATGTTCGGGAAGGAGTACTTGTAAGTTAAATTAGCTGATTAATTTTATCTGATTATGCTTGCTGTTTACATGCACTGTGTCCAACGTGACTAGGATCTGCTATCTTATGTATTCTGCTTATTAATTAGTTATGATCGTCCACTAATTTAATACTTCTGTCGGTATATCTTTGTAAAAGGTTGTGACATCCTAAATACAGTAGTTAGTTAATACTTCTACCAAATCCTCAAGTTGGTCAGTTCAGATGGCAACTCAGATAAAGAGAAACTTGAAAAACTTCTGCTTTTGCCCAGCATGTACTAATTAGGGTGTGGCAAATTCAGATAAAGAGGTATCTGAATTTGGAATGGTTGCTGGAACATTTTTCTCTTATATCAAAGATCATATGGATTGTTAGGCTGGAATTTCTTGATTGCTAATGCCCACTTTATGAGCCCTTCCTGTTCCTTTGGACTCTTATACAGTTCGTTCTTCTTCACTAAAGTATCTGTTGCTACAGGTGTTTGAAGATGAGAATGATGCTGCAAAGTACTGTGACTTACTACAAGGCGGAGGCCAAGGATGTGAAGATGTTGTAGAGATTGATGCATCCTCGGTAATAGTCATAGAAACTCTTGGAAGGATTCCAACTTGATTCGCTCTCTGGATATGCCTGATTGCAGCTTCATCTTTTTTGTGGCTGCAGGTGTTTGATATTTGCCAAAAGATGAGAGCCCTTGCAGTCCTTTTTCACCGTGGAAGAACACCTCCATTACCAGAGAGCCTTCAACTCAATTTAAAGGCCAAGAAACGATCCCTTGAAGATCAAGAGGACTTGATATGATCACAGATCACAGCATAACTGTATAATGTGTATATTGTTTATGTATATAGTAACTCCACTGCAGATCTGCTATCATAAAGCTGATTAAAGAAATTACTTCCCACTCTGATGAAAATGTACTGTATAAAATGTATCCATTCTCTTGTCTGTTAATATAACAAGGCTCCCTGCCTTTTCATTTGTACTGTTAATAAATTGGTATTCTTACCATAATTAAGACTGGTGCATAGCAGATCAGAAGGATTATGTAGCTCACATGTCAGAACACTCTTGCATGCAGGATGTGCGGCCATACAGGGCATACCCTGCATCTCCAATTGTTTtatgctgttttttttttgttgtggtCTGAGTTTAGCCTGTAAATTCGGAAGTATAGATGTGCTATTTTTAGCCGGAAAAGAGTATAAAGAAGAACAAAGCTTGCCGAAAGCAATGATTTGGTTATTTTCAACTGAGCTAGCATTACTGAGAGAGAAATTTAATCAACAAAAAAGaagtagaaaaagaaaaattaaaataacaaatTCATAGAAAATCAAAATAGGTGATTACAACTTTGTTTATCAAACTTCAGCTGATCAAAAATCCTTCTAGCTAATCTATATCATCCCTCTGGTTCCTACGATACGAAAACAAGTGGTAGAGATTTCCCTTAAACCCACGCATCAAGACAATACCCAACTTGAACGAAACAAAAGCATCTAAGCATGCATATTGTATCTGTCTTTATGTTAATATAAACTCGCATCCCATCTACTTAATGTAACATTGTTCGGCTTTGGTAGATCTCGCCTTAGAACCGTAAATGCCAAACCCTTCAAACCGGTCCCCTCAAGTTCTTCAAAATCCAGTTTTTCTGCCGCCAATGTTCGAAGATCAATTGTTCTTGCAACTGACAATCCATAATCTTCAAAAAGTTTATCGCCATCTTCAGCAACTCCAACTCCAACAAATATGAATTTCTCATTTTTAAGAAACTCGTGAAGTGACGCAGGAATGTAATCACGACATGCGAACTGGAATATAAGACATTGGTGACCAACGCAAAGTTGTAATACAGCTATCTTGTTTCGAGTACCACCTTTCTCAAAGTTTACCCTCCACTCGCAATCCAGACCCACAACCAAATTATTAAGTTTATCATGGAAGTCATAGTAGATTTTCGATATCCATTCGTCGACGATGGAAGCAGTCTGGGTTACGACTGTATAGATTCGATTGTTGTAAAAACTGACCATGTACGTATGATGTGTGGTTTGAGAAACATCAAGCTCTCTAATACTTGTATTGACACCATTGCTGCTACTGCTACTGGCAGTATTACTCTTGTTGTATCTCGAAGTAACAAATGGGGTTATTGGCTGGTGAACTAATGCCTTGATCGAATTGTGAAAGAAACTACTTTAAGCCAGAGAACAAAGGAATGAATGACTACGAGAAGAATACACATTCAACCTTTAAAAATCATCTTTGTATTTATAGCCGAGTCTAGTGCAAACTTTAGTTTCAAGTTTAACCAAGGAAACCAATACAACCCGGAATAAGGAAAGGTAATTATTTACAGACTCCCCCAGAAAAAGGAAaaaccgaagaagaagaagaagaggataataGGAAATTCCGAAATTAATCAATACAAGTTGTGGGAATTGATATCCTAACCGGCTCAGCCGGGGTGTTAACAAATTGAGGTCTCAAACAGCACTTAGTAAACCAAATCTGGTCCAGTTGATTAAAACGGCCTGATTTGGAAGTGGAACATGGTACTAGTTCCAATAACCAAATCAAATATTAACCCTTCAGTCTCTCGTGACGGGGCTTCAAAACTTAAATTGCAATTCATTTAGGCTAATAAAActgagggaaaataataaaatttgtcTCGTGTACACCTGGATTAGACCATTCAAAAGTATAAACAGTGATCCCTAAGTCTCACATCTAACTGCTAGAGgggctaaacataagagatgcaccATCCAAAGAATCATGCAATAAAAAACACAAGCAGCAAAACATGATAGCGAATATTATATATTGACCAACATCAATTGACAGAAATGAAATAGCGAAGAAAAGATGCAGAAGAATAAGAGAAACCTGGCCAACATCCAATTAACAAGTTGAGCTGTTTTCTCAGTGAAGCTTTTCTTTTATTTACAAGGTACAACAACTAGAGTGGATGATCAATTTTTTCGCCACTAGACGAATACCTGCAGACTGCTGATAATCATATACATCCAAAGAGAAGAATGCATCAACAAATGTTCCTGGAGTAAATAAAGAGTCTAACTCTGTTGCATCAAATTTGCTAAACACAattctctgagggttttcagcaGTTTCTTTGTGGTATATCTCAGTGGCGTAAATGGCAATATCCCCATTTGTTACTGTTGGTATGCTGTAGGcacaaagaaaacaacaaatgcaATTCAGAACAATCAAATAAGTGCATGAAACAGAATAAAACAAGCTCATAAATGTAAAAACTTACTGAAGCCGGACAGTTGGCGAGTTCATGAAGCTATTTTTTCTCATAACAACAGGTCTCCATTCAGAGTTGCTACCCGATTCCACAAACAACCTTTGTGCATGATGGTCACAATCATCAAGAACTTTACATAGGCTAAGAGAACTGTCCAGGACAATGTTCAATCGCGGACGACCAGCGCTGTCCAGGAACTTTGTACTAATACCAAATCGGACTCTCAGCTTTGAACAGCAAAGCTGTAATAAAATGTCTTTGTGGAGTAGTTGTATTTTTTGAGTCCCTCGGTACAATTGGTAAAAAGATGCCTTAATAAAAGCCAATGATACCTCATCAGGTTCTAAAAACCCTGCATAGCCGCTACAACCCTCAGACGGGATACCATTAGAAAACATCTTATGATCTGGTAGGTCAGACTTTTCTACCATAGCTGCA
This genomic stretch from Papaver somniferum cultivar HN1 chromosome 5, ASM357369v1, whole genome shotgun sequence harbors:
- the LOC113281712 gene encoding uncharacterized protein LOC113281712 encodes the protein MESLSPVSTSIVIQPKNPLFHFQRQRQTRIFHSLSFPRKNTNFFTTRRTRDTCSFAVSGNNNSGGGSEEKEEEEDLETALHLDGSIPSTSDEFVKQVSSRAYDMRRRLHQTFDTSSYDVLEANPWRGASKPVYVLTQRENQLCTMKTRTNRSEVEKELGLLFSKQGKSRTENKTKQSRNGTNFRMVVEDVREGVLVFEDENDAAKYCDLLQGGGQGCEDVVEIDASSVFDICQKMRALAVLFHRGRTPPLPESLQLNLKAKKRSLEDQEDLI
- the LOC113279115 gene encoding Werner Syndrome-like exonuclease; amino-acid sequence: MVSFYNNRIYTVVTQTASIVDEWISKIYYDFHDKLNNLVVGLDCEWRVNFEKGGTRNKIAVLQLCVGHQCLIFQFACRDYIPASLHEFLKNEKFIFVGVGVAEDGDKLFEDYGLSVARTIDLRTLAAEKLDFEELEGTGLKGLAFTVLRRDLPKPNNVTLSRWDASLY